Within Conexibacter woesei DSM 14684, the genomic segment ACCGGCAGACGGCGATCGGCGAGGCCGACCAGGTCGACGGCATGTTCAGCGCCGCCATCGTCGACGGCCGCAGGCACGTGATCGTGTGGAAGGACGGCGAGCCGATCTCCGCCTACCCGCCGGTCGACGGCGACCTTGCGACGAAGCTGCGCACACACGCACGCAGAGACCTGACGAGGCCGGACGACCTGCCGTCGCGCAGAGCGCGACGCGCGCTCGGCGAGGCGGTCGCGCGGGCGCGCGGCGGCGCGACGCGCGTCGGCGAGGGGGTCGGCGACGGCGTTCAGAAGGTGCGCCGGCTGGCGCCGGGCGGGAGAAGACCGTGAACCCGCCCGACGAGACGATCCGCGAGCTGCTCGCCAGCCCGCGCACGTGGGCGGTCGTCGGCTGCTCGCCGCGCGCCAACCGCGACAGCCATCGGATCGCCGCGCTGCTGCAGTCGCGCGGCAACCGGATCGTCCCGATCAACCCGGCCGCGCTGGAGATCCTCGGCGAGCCCTGCTACCCGACGCTCGCCGACGCGCGCGATGCCGTCGAGATCGACGTGGTCGACGTCTTCCGCCGCTCCGAGGACGCCGGCGTCCACGTCGACGAGGCAGTCGCGATCGGCGCGAGGGTCGCGTGGCTCCAGCTCGAGGTGATCGACGCGGCGGCTGCGGAGCGCGGCCGCGCTGCCGGGCTGACGGTCGTGATGGACCGCTGCCCGGCAATCGAGCTGCGCCGGCTCGGGCTGTAGCGCTCCGCTACCCGACCCGCTTCAGCGCGACGAAGAAGCTGCCCGTGACGGTGCAGTCGCGTCTGTCGCGCGACCCGAGCGCGACCTGGCTGCCCGCGAAGACGTGGTCGCAGGCGCCGTTCAGTCTTATGACGCGGCGGATGCTCTCGCCGCGTCTGAGCGACTGGAAGCGGACATTGCCGACGCCGATCGGGATCGTCAGCGTCTGCTTGTCGATCTCGAGCGTGTCGAGCACGTTCGAGAGCCCGTTCCAGAGCGTCAGGCCGGAGCTGAGGTATCTCATGCACGAAGGATCTTGGGTGCCGCCGCCGTCGCGCATCAACGCGAGCGCGACGGGGTGCGAGAGCGGCGCGAGGTCGTCGTCGGTGCGGCGCAGGTCCGGCCCCTTCGCCAGCCACGCTCTGAGCGTGCCGCGGTGGCTGGTGCAGGCCGGCTGCTCCAGTTCGACCGGCTCGCTCGGCCGGCAGTAGTTGGTCTCGCGGTAGCCGGTCAGCGCCCCCTTGTGGACCGCGCCGCGGGCCTTTCTGGCGAACGACGTCGCGACCGCGCCGTCGAAGATCGTCAGCGAGACGCGTCTGGGACGGCCCAGCTCGGCGTCGGCGTCGAAGTCGACCGTCACGTCCTGTCCGGGCGTGCACTCGCCGGTGTCGTCGGCCTCGGCCTTGACGTGGATCTGGCCGCTGACGTCGAGCGTCGCCGGGTAGTTCGTCAGCTTCGGCATTCTCGGGCCTATCGGCGGGAGTCTGGGAAGTCTCGGCGGTGCGGGCGCGGCCACGGCGGGCACGGAGACCGCGGTGGCGGCGAACGCGGCGGCTGCCGCTGCGGCGAGGAGGGACGGTGTTCGGACCAGACGATGACGGCGCATCCGCCAGACCGTGCCCGACCGTCACGTCGTCCGCATCAGGGAAAGCACGGAAGCGCGGTGGTTGAATGTGCGGCGCGATGGGCGACCCGTTCGGACTGCAGCGCTTCGTCGACGCGCAGGACGCGGCGGGCACGTACGGGCGCGCGCTCGCGGAGCTGCGCGCAGGCCGCAAGACGAGCCACTGGATGTGGTTCGTCTTCCCGCAGATCGCGGGCCTCGGACGCAGCCCGACGGCGCAGGCCTACGCGATCGGCTCGCTCGACGAGGCGCGCGCGTACGCCGGCCATCCGGTCCTCGGGCCGCGGCTGCGCGACTGCGCCCGTGCGCTCACGCGGCTGGAAGGGCTGAGCGCGGCGGAGATCCTCGGCGACGTCGACGCGACGAAGCTCCGCTCCTCGATGACGCTGTTCGCGCTCGCCGCGCCGGACGAGCCGCTGTTCGGCCAGGTGCTGGAGCGGTACTTCGACGGGGCCGCGGACGCGGCGACCGAGCGGCTGGTCTGAGCGCGCGGCGGGCGAAGCGGCCGCTACGCCGGCCGCACGAGGAACGAGGCGACGAGGTCGGCCTCGGTCCGCAGCCGTGCGGCCTGCTCGTCGTGCCCGTGGCGGTCGTACTCGTCCGCCGCGGCGCGCCGCTCGGCCACCTCCCGCTCGACCACCTCCCGCTGCTGCCGCTCGGTGAGCGTCGCGCGCGCCGCCTCGCCGGCGCCGAGCTCTCCGGCCGTGCCGGCGATGCGCGCGTGCTCGACCACCGGCGCTCTGGCGTCGACCGCCTCGGCGTTGTCGATCGCCGCGAGCGTCGAGCGGATCGCCGCGACGGCGCCCGCGTCGCGCGCCTTCAGCGCGGCCGGCAGCGCGGCCCGCAGTCGCGCTCGCACACCGTCGGGCTCGTTCATGCGCGGAGCATAGTCGCGCACCGCCGGGTTACGCTCGTGACCATGACGACACCCGAGCAGTCGTTCGCGGAGGTCGAGGAGGCGCTTCTGCGGGAGCCCGGCACCGCGCGCGGGACCGGCTTCGGCACGAACCCCGGCGTGACGGTCGACGGCAAGATCGCCGCGATGCTCGTCAGCGGCCGGCTGGTCGTGAAGCTCCCCGCCGACCGCTGCCGCGAGCTGATCGATGCCGGCGCCGCCGAGCCGCTCCAGATCGGCAGACGGACGATGCGCGAGTGGGTCACGGTCGACCACTCCGGCCGGCCGGAGTGGCTGCCGCTCGCCCGCGAAGCGCTGCAGTTCGTGCGCCCGGCCTGACGCCACCGCTCAGTTTCGGCGGCGGGCGCCGTCTTACCGACATGCCCAGCGTTGACAACCCCCGCTCCTGGAGTGCGGCTACCCCCACCGCGACACACGGGCTTACGGGCTTTCACGGTCCCCGGCGGTCCGCGAGGCTTGCCCGACCGATGCAGCTCGTCCAGGAACCCACTGCCGAACGCCTCCCGCCCCGCGCGTTCCAGACGCGGCGGCTGCTCGCCGGCGCGCTGCAGGTCGGAACGCTGATCGGTGTGCTGGTGCTCGTCGCGGCGCTCGCGCCGGGACTCGGCGAGGTGCGCGGGCTGCTGGCGGACGCGAGCCTCAGCTGGATCGCGATCGCGGTCGGTCTGCAGCTGCTCTCGTGCCTCTCGTACGTGCTGATGTTCCGGCCGATCTTCTGCCACGACCGCTCGTGGGGCACCGCCAACCGGATCGGCTGGTCGGCGCTCGGGATGGGTTCGATCGTCCCGGCCAGCGGCGCCGCCGGTCTGGCGCTCGGCGGCTGGGCGCTGATCCAGGACGGCGTCGAGCCCGAGCGCGTCGCACGGCGCTCCGTCGCGTTCTTCCTGATCAAGGGCTCGGTCAACTTCGTCGCGGTCGCCGTGCTCGGCACGGCGATGGCGATCGGCCTGTTCGGGCCGCCCGTGTCGTTGTGGCTGACCGCCTTCCCCGCTGCGCTCGCCGTGCTCGCGATCGCGGCGGTGCTGCTGCTGCCGCGGCTCGGCGAAGGGACCCCCGCGCCGGCCGACGCCGGCCGCGTGCGCCGCGGCGCTGCCACCGCGCGCAGCAGCATCGTGACGGGAACGCGCGAGGCGATCGAGATACTGCGCGCCCGCGACCCGCTCGTGATCGTCGGCGCGCTCGGCTACTGGGTCTTCGACAACGCCGTGCTGTGGGCGGCCTTCAACGCCTTCGGCGCGCACGTGGACATCTCGATCATCCTGCTCGGGTACCTCGTCGGCCAGCTCGGCGGCCTGCTGCCGATCCCCGGCGGCGTCGGCGGGATCGACGGCGGCCTGATCGGCACGCTCGTCGTCTTCGGCGCACCCGCCGCCGCGACCGCCGCCGCCGTCCTCGTCTACCGCGTGATCCTCTTCTGGCTGCCGCTGATCGGCGGGGCGATCGGCTTCGTCGCCCTGCGCCGCTCGCTCGCCGGCCCCAAGCCCGTCACACGCCACGCCGCCCGCCCACGCGTCGTGCGCGAGCGCGCCGCGGTCGGCGTGGGCGTGGCGCAGCGGGCCGCGTAGCGACCCCACTGCCGCAGGCACGAGCGGCCGGTGCGGGGGCAAACCCCCGGCGGTCCGCCCGCAGCCCCCATGGCCGCGCGGCGGCCGAGACGGAAGGCTGAGGGCATGTCGAACTTCAGCCCGCCGATCAGCGTTTCCGCCGTCGCGCTCGACCGCGTGAGCAAGACCCACGGCCGCGGCGACAGCGCGGTGCAGGCGCTCGACGGCGTCTCTCTCGTGTTCGCGCCCGGCACGTTCACGGCGATCATGGGACCGTCGGGGTCGGGCAAGACGACGCTGCTGCAGTGCGCCGCCGGGCTCGACCGTCCCGACGCGGGCAGCGTTCGGATCGGGACGACCGACCTGACCGGCCTCGGCGAGCGCCGTCTGGCGCAGCTGCGGCGTCGCCGCGTCGGCTTCGTCTTCCAGTCGTTCAACCTGCTGCCGTCGCTGACCGCCGAGCAGAACACGCTGCTGCCGCTGCGCCTCGCCGGCGAGCGCCCGCGCCGCCGCGTCGCGCGTGCGGCGCTCGAGCGCGTCGGGCTCGGCGACCGCACCCGCCACCTGCCGGCACAGCTGTCCGGCGGTCAGCAGCAGCGCGTCGCGATCGCCCGCGCGCTCGTCGCCGAGCCTGAGGTCGTCTTCGCCGACGAGCCGACCGGCGCGCTCGACACGCGCAGCGCTCGTGACGCGCTCGCGCTGCTGCGCGGGCTGGTCGACGACGGCGGCCGCACGCTCGTGATGGTCACGCACGACGCGGTCGCGGCGGCGGTCGCGGACCGCGTCGTCTTCCTCGCCGACGGACGTGTCGTCGACGAGCTGTGCGCGCCGCACGCTGAGACCGTCGCCGACCGCATGACGGCGCTGGGGGCCTGAGTCGTGCTCATGCTCGGCCTGCGCACGCTGCGCACCCGCGCCGGCTCGTTCGCCGGCGCGTTCGTGATGCTCG encodes:
- a CDS encoding CoA-binding protein, with the protein product MNPPDETIRELLASPRTWAVVGCSPRANRDSHRIAALLQSRGNRIVPINPAALEILGEPCYPTLADARDAVEIDVVDVFRRSEDAGVHVDEAVAIGARVAWLQLEVIDAAAAERGRAAGLTVVMDRCPAIELRRLGL
- a CDS encoding DUF1810 domain-containing protein, whose amino-acid sequence is MGDPFGLQRFVDAQDAAGTYGRALAELRAGRKTSHWMWFVFPQIAGLGRSPTAQAYAIGSLDEARAYAGHPVLGPRLRDCARALTRLEGLSAAEILGDVDATKLRSSMTLFALAAPDEPLFGQVLERYFDGAADAATERLV
- a CDS encoding GatB/YqeY domain-containing protein; the protein is MNEPDGVRARLRAALPAALKARDAGAVAAIRSTLAAIDNAEAVDARAPVVEHARIAGTAGELGAGEAARATLTERQQREVVEREVAERRAAADEYDRHGHDEQAARLRTEADLVASFLVRPA
- a CDS encoding flippase-like domain-containing protein, encoding MQLVQEPTAERLPPRAFQTRRLLAGALQVGTLIGVLVLVAALAPGLGEVRGLLADASLSWIAIAVGLQLLSCLSYVLMFRPIFCHDRSWGTANRIGWSALGMGSIVPASGAAGLALGGWALIQDGVEPERVARRSVAFFLIKGSVNFVAVAVLGTAMAIGLFGPPVSLWLTAFPAALAVLAIAAVLLLPRLGEGTPAPADAGRVRRGAATARSSIVTGTREAIEILRARDPLVIVGALGYWVFDNAVLWAAFNAFGAHVDISIILLGYLVGQLGGLLPIPGGVGGIDGGLIGTLVVFGAPAAATAAAVLVYRVILFWLPLIGGAIGFVALRRSLAGPKPVTRHAARPRVVRERAAVGVGVAQRAA
- a CDS encoding ABC transporter ATP-binding protein, translated to MSNFSPPISVSAVALDRVSKTHGRGDSAVQALDGVSLVFAPGTFTAIMGPSGSGKTTLLQCAAGLDRPDAGSVRIGTTDLTGLGERRLAQLRRRRVGFVFQSFNLLPSLTAEQNTLLPLRLAGERPRRRVARAALERVGLGDRTRHLPAQLSGGQQQRVAIARALVAEPEVVFADEPTGALDTRSARDALALLRGLVDDGGRTLVMVTHDAVAAAVADRVVFLADGRVVDELCAPHAETVADRMTALGA